One window of the Carnobacterium maltaromaticum DSM 20342 genome contains the following:
- a CDS encoding V-type ATP synthase subunit I — protein sequence MAIAEMKKITLIGQHSEKEQLIKSTQELQNLELVNITKLQEKESFLHYYNMDMAVNSQKEIESTLRLIEESYAFIQKFKLKAKGFSNYRIGRKQYEFNEIEQMVESSELLELCEGLKIVEKELHHLDQLRKNKNNELDFFTRWKKLTFNPKIREELNYFIILIGTVSVDNGMKLKTNLAEEKDVYLEEIYQTRDDMGLVLYFDKLDSAKVEKITQSHHFSSLIYDYPNEPVVELEKCQLNIAAIIEKQNKLKNKVSEYVNQAELLELGIEYYVNFLEREKGKSLVMNGQHLFILSGWLESTKIEEFKTLLSLDIGEESYALIAEEISPAEVSKVPIVLTNNAIVEPFETLTEMYSMPKYDDVDPTPLLMPFYMVFFGMMVADVGYGLLLLIVTFLIQHFLNLDRGIAKNIRFFYLLSFPTILWGAVYGSFFGYTLPFQLLNPQKDVNTILITSVVFGFIQLIFGLCVNGTVLWRKKQIRNGYVESFSWVGILCGIALITLELLVFPSYAVFLIGASLIGINVFGLLLFSTLGSKNKLVGFGSGLYSLYGITGYVGDLVSYTRLMALGIAGGSIAQAFNLIIDLLPPIAKFTVGILLFALLHSINIFLSFLSAYVHGARLQYVEFFGKFYQGGGRALQPLKTYEKYIYLKKREMKSK from the coding sequence ATGGCCATAGCTGAAATGAAAAAAATCACCCTAATTGGACAACATTCTGAAAAAGAACAACTAATAAAATCTACGCAAGAATTACAGAATCTAGAGTTAGTTAACATAACAAAGTTACAAGAAAAAGAGAGTTTTTTACACTATTATAATATGGATATGGCAGTAAACAGTCAAAAGGAAATAGAAAGTACGTTGCGGTTGATAGAGGAATCCTACGCTTTTATTCAGAAATTCAAGCTAAAAGCAAAAGGATTCTCTAATTACAGAATAGGTCGCAAACAATATGAATTCAATGAAATAGAGCAAATGGTTGAGAGTAGTGAACTACTAGAACTCTGTGAAGGACTTAAAATAGTTGAAAAAGAATTGCATCATCTAGATCAATTGCGTAAAAATAAAAACAATGAATTAGATTTCTTTACTCGTTGGAAGAAACTAACGTTTAATCCAAAGATACGCGAAGAATTGAATTATTTTATTATTTTAATTGGTACCGTTTCAGTGGATAATGGAATGAAATTAAAAACGAACCTTGCTGAAGAAAAGGATGTATATTTAGAAGAAATTTATCAAACTAGAGATGACATGGGCCTTGTTCTTTATTTTGATAAATTAGATTCCGCTAAAGTGGAAAAAATTACTCAAAGCCATCACTTTTCATCCCTAATCTATGATTATCCTAATGAACCAGTAGTTGAGTTGGAAAAATGTCAGCTTAATATTGCTGCGATTATAGAAAAACAAAATAAATTAAAAAATAAAGTTAGTGAATACGTTAATCAAGCAGAGCTTTTAGAGTTAGGAATAGAGTACTATGTAAACTTTTTAGAAAGAGAAAAAGGAAAATCACTAGTAATGAATGGGCAACATCTTTTTATTTTGAGCGGGTGGCTAGAGTCAACAAAAATAGAAGAATTTAAAACATTATTATCTCTTGATATAGGTGAAGAGTCGTATGCTTTAATTGCGGAAGAAATTAGCCCAGCTGAAGTAAGCAAGGTACCAATTGTACTCACTAATAACGCAATTGTAGAACCTTTTGAAACCTTGACGGAGATGTATAGTATGCCTAAGTATGATGATGTAGACCCGACTCCTCTTTTGATGCCTTTTTATATGGTCTTTTTCGGGATGATGGTTGCGGATGTAGGATACGGTTTATTATTACTAATTGTTACCTTTCTAATACAACATTTTTTAAATTTAGATAGAGGGATCGCGAAGAACATCCGCTTTTTCTATTTGCTTTCCTTTCCTACAATTTTATGGGGAGCAGTATACGGTTCATTTTTTGGTTATACACTGCCGTTTCAGCTGTTAAACCCGCAAAAAGATGTGAATACAATCTTAATTACTTCTGTCGTTTTTGGCTTCATTCAACTAATCTTTGGGCTATGTGTAAACGGCACAGTTTTGTGGAGAAAAAAGCAAATCAGAAATGGATATGTAGAGTCGTTTTCATGGGTTGGAATTTTATGTGGGATTGCTTTGATTACGCTAGAGCTATTAGTGTTTCCAAGTTATGCAGTATTCTTAATTGGGGCTAGTTTAATTGGGATTAATGTTTTTGGATTGCTACTATTTTCCACTTTAGGATCTAAAAATAAATTAGTAGGATTCGGGAGCGGCTTATATTCCTTATACGGAATTACGGGCTATGTAGGTGATTTAGTGAGCTACACAAGATTAATGGCACTAGGAATAGCGGGTGGAAGTATTGCTCAGGCTTTCAATTTAATCATTGACTTATTGCCACCAATTGCCAAATTTACCGTTGGAATATTACTATTTGCATTACTACACTCTATTAATATTTTCTTAAGTTTCTTAAGCGCCTATGTGCATGGTGCGCGGTTACAATATGTTGAATTTTTTGGTAAATTTTATCAAGGTGGAGGAAGAGCTTTACAGCCTTTAAAGACCTATGAAAAATATATTTATTTAAAGAAACGTGAAATGAAATCAAAATAA
- a CDS encoding V-type ATP synthase subunit K → MNNWLTFFMENNGGIGFAGLGMAVAMIFAGIGSAKGVGMTGEAAAALLTEQPEKFGKSLILQLLPGTQGLYGFVIAFMIFIQADADLSLTKGIYFFVAALPVAFTGLFSGIYQGRVATAAIQILAKRPEHVMKGVIYAAMVETYAILGFVISFILVFN, encoded by the coding sequence ATGAATAATTGGTTAACTTTTTTTATGGAAAATAATGGTGGAATTGGATTTGCAGGGTTAGGGATGGCGGTAGCAATGATTTTTGCAGGAATTGGCTCAGCTAAAGGAGTTGGTATGACCGGGGAGGCAGCGGCAGCATTATTAACGGAACAACCTGAAAAATTTGGTAAGTCTTTAATTCTTCAATTACTACCAGGAACGCAGGGACTGTATGGTTTCGTTATTGCATTTATGATTTTTATTCAAGCTGATGCGGATTTAAGTCTGACTAAGGGGATTTATTTCTTTGTCGCTGCATTACCAGTCGCGTTTACAGGATTATTTTCAGGGATTTATCAAGGTCGTGTTGCAACAGCAGCGATCCAAATTTTAGCCAAAAGACCAGAACACGTGATGAAGGGTGTTATATACGCAGCAATGGTAGAGACATATGCAATTTTAGGTTTTGTTATTTCGTTTATTCTAGTTTTTAATTAA
- a CDS encoding V-type ATP synthase subunit E, with translation MSDLTKLTEKMLKRIENESEEKTAKAKIQAKELLSSGERQLMDQSHSEKAKIDATILKDYNLNLNSYKIKLRNRLLAEKQQIIEETFEQALKKMKDWNSTEFQDFLEHAIKQFSTEKKIEVILGNKSSGYISQEFLHELEIKSSFLIVLSQEKIANKSGFILRMAGIDYNFCFEDIIKTKKEDLMPMVSTKLFN, from the coding sequence ATGTCAGATTTAACAAAACTTACAGAAAAAATGTTAAAGCGAATAGAGAATGAATCTGAAGAAAAAACTGCAAAAGCAAAAATTCAAGCTAAAGAGTTGTTATCTTCAGGAGAACGGCAATTAATGGATCAGTCTCATAGTGAAAAAGCAAAAATTGATGCAACTATTTTGAAGGATTATAACTTGAATTTAAATTCATATAAAATAAAATTACGAAATAGATTGCTAGCTGAAAAACAACAAATTATTGAAGAAACATTTGAACAGGCATTGAAAAAAATGAAGGATTGGAATTCTACTGAGTTTCAAGACTTTCTAGAACATGCAATTAAGCAGTTTAGTACAGAAAAGAAAATTGAAGTTATATTAGGCAACAAATCCAGTGGCTATATTTCACAAGAATTTCTTCACGAGTTAGAAATAAAATCTAGTTTTTTAATAGTACTTTCGCAGGAAAAAATTGCTAATAAATCAGGTTTTATTTTAAGAATGGCTGGAATTGATTATAATTTTTGCTTTGAAGATATTATAAAGACAAAAAAAGAAGATTTAATGCCTATGGTTTCAACTAAACTATTTAATTAG
- a CDS encoding V-type ATPase subunit, translating into MKATDYAGTNALIRVYETRLLRNEQFETMLHASSFEEAVNVLKDSSYRQDVEKIKENKDYELLIDNEMQRTFKELFEISPEPRLIEFFSLRYSYHNLKILLKAKLVGENFDYLLLDIGKEPLSALRHVVEAGKSEVLHPIIIEALEDALDYYEEYHNIQAIDIILDRFYFRHIKALSLELNEPKIIELANLFIDFNNLSILCRAIDQKQTRNFLHAVLSSSGEVSKATLIELASEDLGSLSKKLMKLPYKTIIQAATNSETRQISPIKIDLETDNSLMKFFQMAKFEVFGPMPILAYLYAKQTEVRNLRLILVGKKNQIPQDSLRERMRLNYGA; encoded by the coding sequence ATGAAAGCTACGGATTATGCTGGAACGAATGCGTTAATTCGTGTGTATGAAACACGCCTTTTAAGAAATGAACAGTTCGAAACGATGCTTCATGCAAGCAGTTTTGAAGAGGCCGTCAATGTTTTGAAAGATAGCTCATATCGACAGGATGTAGAAAAAATAAAAGAAAATAAAGACTATGAACTGTTAATAGACAATGAAATGCAACGAACATTTAAAGAATTATTTGAGATCAGTCCAGAACCACGTTTAATTGAGTTTTTTTCTTTACGATACTCTTATCATAATTTGAAAATTTTATTGAAGGCTAAGTTAGTAGGGGAGAATTTTGATTATTTATTACTAGATATTGGCAAAGAGCCGCTTTCAGCTTTACGTCACGTTGTTGAGGCGGGAAAATCTGAAGTACTTCACCCAATTATTATAGAAGCTTTGGAAGATGCGCTTGATTATTATGAAGAGTATCATAATATACAGGCGATAGATATCATTTTAGATCGTTTTTATTTTAGACATATTAAAGCGTTATCTCTAGAATTAAACGAACCAAAAATTATTGAATTAGCAAATCTATTTATCGATTTTAACAACCTTTCAATTCTATGTAGAGCGATTGATCAAAAACAAACACGAAATTTTCTTCATGCTGTCTTATCAAGTTCTGGTGAGGTTTCTAAAGCAACTTTGATTGAGCTAGCTTCTGAGGATTTAGGGAGTTTGTCAAAAAAATTAATGAAATTGCCTTATAAGACTATTATTCAAGCAGCTACTAATTCGGAAACCAGACAAATATCGCCAATTAAAATTGACTTAGAGACTGATAATTCGCTAATGAAGTTTTTTCAAATGGCGAAATTTGAAGTTTTTGGCCCTATGCCTATATTAGCCTATCTTTATGCAAAACAAACCGAGGTAAGAAACCTAAGACTTATTTTAGTTGGGAAAAAAAATCAAATCCCGCAAGATTCTTTGAGAGAAAGGATGCGGTTGAACTATGGTGCATAA
- a CDS encoding V-type ATP synthase subunit F, with the protein MVHKIGVIGDKDSILPFKILGFDVFYAEDAASVRIIIPKLAEDNYGIIYLTEQLGALIPETIKRYDEKITPAIILIPNHLGVLNIGKNRIQENVEKAVGKNIL; encoded by the coding sequence ATGGTGCATAAAATTGGAGTAATTGGAGACAAAGATTCAATCTTACCGTTTAAAATTCTTGGTTTTGATGTTTTTTATGCAGAAGATGCAGCTTCCGTTAGAATAATTATTCCTAAGCTGGCAGAAGATAATTATGGAATTATCTATTTAACTGAGCAACTTGGAGCGTTAATACCAGAAACAATTAAACGTTATGATGAAAAAATTACTCCAGCTATTATTTTAATCCCCAATCATTTAGGTGTTTTAAATATTGGAAAAAATCGAATTCAAGAAAATGTAGAAAAAGCAGTTGGAAAAAATATTTTATAG
- a CDS encoding V-type ATP synthase subunit A — protein sequence MKKGEIIKVSGPLIMAKGMEEANIQDICQVGKIGLIGEIIEMRGDVASIQVYEETSGVGPGEPVTTTGNALSVELGPGLIAQMFDGIQRPLKEFMEVTKSDFLVRGISIEALDHEKKWLFEPVLELGMDVSSGDVIGIVQETKVIVHKIMVPNGISGKIVALEAGHFNLKETVYALETPSGLKEFTMMQKWPVRRARPIAKKLNPTEPMTTGQRVIDTFFPVVKGGAAAVPGPFGAGKTVVQHQIAKWSDVEIVVYVGCGERGNEMTDVINEFPELIDPNTGESLMERTILIANTSNMPVAAREASIYTGITIAEYFRDMGYSVAIMADSTSRWAEALREMSGRLEEMPGDEGYPAYLGSRIAEYYERAGLAIALGSEKRQGSITAIGAVSPPGGDISEPVTQNTLRIVKVFWGLDSILAQKRHFPSINWLSSYSLYLPEVGKFNNQALNMGWSEMVTNAMSILQEESQLEEIVRLVGLDSLSEKDRLTLSIAKSIREDYLQQNAFDDVDTYTSRQKQAYMLELILYFGEEARNAMNLGAYLSEILEGTLQLRDKISRSKYISESELTKFDLIKTEIKQVLKEIVANGGMDNHA from the coding sequence TTGAAAAAAGGTGAAATCATTAAAGTCTCAGGTCCTTTAATTATGGCTAAAGGTATGGAAGAAGCGAATATTCAAGATATTTGTCAAGTCGGTAAAATTGGATTAATTGGTGAAATTATTGAAATGCGAGGAGATGTCGCCTCTATTCAAGTCTATGAAGAAACGTCAGGGGTAGGTCCAGGCGAACCCGTCACGACAACTGGTAATGCGTTATCTGTTGAATTGGGCCCTGGTTTAATTGCTCAAATGTTTGATGGAATCCAACGTCCTTTAAAAGAATTTATGGAAGTGACAAAAAGTGATTTTTTAGTTCGTGGTATTTCAATCGAAGCATTAGACCATGAAAAAAAATGGTTGTTTGAACCAGTTTTAGAACTAGGAATGGATGTTTCTAGCGGAGATGTTATTGGAATCGTTCAAGAAACTAAAGTGATTGTGCATAAAATAATGGTTCCTAATGGAATAAGTGGAAAAATAGTTGCATTAGAAGCTGGACATTTCAATTTAAAGGAAACAGTCTATGCCCTTGAAACTCCCAGTGGATTAAAAGAATTTACAATGATGCAAAAATGGCCCGTTCGACGTGCCCGACCGATTGCTAAGAAATTAAACCCAACAGAACCGATGACAACAGGGCAAAGAGTTATTGATACTTTTTTTCCAGTAGTTAAGGGTGGAGCTGCAGCGGTTCCGGGACCATTTGGTGCTGGGAAAACAGTTGTACAGCATCAAATAGCTAAGTGGAGCGATGTAGAAATTGTTGTGTATGTTGGGTGTGGAGAACGTGGGAATGAAATGACTGATGTAATAAATGAATTCCCAGAGTTGATTGATCCTAATACTGGAGAGTCTTTGATGGAACGGACGATTCTCATAGCCAATACCTCCAATATGCCAGTAGCTGCCAGAGAAGCTTCTATTTATACTGGTATTACAATTGCTGAATATTTTCGAGACATGGGCTATAGTGTGGCAATTATGGCAGATTCTACTTCGCGTTGGGCAGAGGCATTACGTGAAATGTCTGGTCGTTTAGAAGAAATGCCTGGAGATGAAGGGTATCCTGCATACTTAGGTAGTCGAATAGCAGAATACTATGAGCGAGCAGGTTTAGCTATTGCTTTGGGTTCAGAGAAACGTCAAGGGAGTATTACCGCTATCGGAGCTGTATCTCCACCAGGAGGAGATATTTCAGAGCCAGTTACTCAAAATACGTTACGGATTGTTAAAGTCTTTTGGGGATTAGATTCAATTTTAGCTCAAAAACGTCATTTTCCCTCCATTAACTGGTTAAGTTCTTATTCGCTGTATTTGCCAGAAGTTGGTAAGTTTAATAATCAAGCATTAAATATGGGTTGGAGTGAGATGGTTACAAATGCTATGAGTATTTTACAAGAGGAATCTCAGTTAGAAGAGATTGTTCGTTTAGTTGGACTAGATTCATTGTCAGAAAAAGATCGTCTTACTTTAAGCATTGCAAAATCTATACGTGAAGATTATCTCCAACAAAATGCATTTGATGACGTAGATACTTATACCTCGCGTCAAAAACAAGCCTATATGTTGGAACTTATTTTATATTTTGGAGAAGAAGCACGAAATGCAATGAATCTAGGGGCTTACCTGTCAGAAATATTGGAAGGGACGCTTCAATTGAGAGATAAGATTTCTCGTAGCAAATATATATCAGAATCTGAATTAACAAAGTTTGATTTAATCAAAACTGAAATAAAACAAGTGCTTAAAGAAATTGTAGCTAATGGAGGGATGGATAATCATGCTTAA
- a CDS encoding V-type ATP synthase subunit B codes for MLKEYRTINEIVGPLMAVEKVNGVKYDELVEIQMQNGEVRHGQVLEVDGDTAMVQIFEGSDGINLKNSKVRFLGRPLSLAVSEDMVGRVFDGMGRVKDEGPDLIPEKRLDVNGEAINPMARDYPNEFIQTGISAIDHLNTLVRGQKLPVFSGSGLPHKELAAQIARQATVPNSEDTFAVVFAAIGITFEEAEYFMEDFRKTGAIDRSVMFINLANDPAIERIATPKMALTAAEYLAYEKGMQVLVIMTDMTNYCEALREISAARREVPGRRGYPGYLYTNLATLYERAGRLKGKKGSVTQIPILTMPEDDKTHPIPDLTGYITEGQIILSRELYKSGIQPPIDVLPSLSRLKDKGTGEGKTRHDHAATMNQLFAAYAEGKQAKELAVVLGESALSKVDKLYALFAERFEKEYINQGFTTNRTIEETLDLGWELLSILPRTELKRIKDELLDQFLLKGE; via the coding sequence ATGCTTAAAGAGTACAGAACAATAAATGAAATAGTCGGTCCTTTGATGGCGGTTGAAAAAGTTAACGGAGTAAAATATGATGAATTAGTTGAAATTCAGATGCAAAATGGTGAGGTTAGACACGGACAAGTGTTAGAGGTTGATGGAGATACAGCTATGGTTCAAATATTTGAAGGCTCTGATGGAATTAACTTAAAAAATTCAAAGGTCCGATTTTTGGGGCGTCCTCTTTCGTTAGCTGTTTCTGAAGACATGGTTGGCCGTGTTTTTGATGGTATGGGGCGTGTGAAGGATGAAGGTCCAGATTTGATTCCAGAAAAACGTTTAGATGTAAATGGTGAGGCAATCAACCCTATGGCACGAGATTATCCGAATGAGTTTATTCAAACTGGAATTTCTGCTATTGATCATTTAAATACATTAGTCCGCGGTCAAAAATTGCCAGTTTTTTCAGGTTCGGGGTTGCCTCATAAAGAATTAGCAGCTCAAATAGCTAGGCAGGCAACAGTACCAAATAGTGAAGATACATTTGCAGTTGTATTTGCAGCAATTGGAATCACTTTTGAGGAAGCAGAATATTTTATGGAAGATTTTCGTAAAACTGGGGCAATTGATCGATCAGTTATGTTTATTAATTTGGCCAATGATCCTGCTATTGAACGTATCGCAACACCCAAAATGGCTTTGACAGCGGCAGAGTATTTAGCCTATGAAAAAGGGATGCAAGTTTTGGTTATTATGACAGATATGACGAATTATTGTGAAGCCTTGAGAGAAATTTCTGCTGCACGTCGTGAAGTACCAGGGCGTCGAGGGTATCCAGGGTATTTATATACAAATTTAGCAACATTATATGAACGTGCTGGGCGGTTGAAGGGGAAAAAAGGTTCTGTTACCCAAATACCAATTTTAACTATGCCAGAGGATGATAAGACACATCCCATTCCTGATTTAACAGGATATATAACCGAAGGTCAAATTATTTTATCTCGTGAGTTATATAAAAGTGGTATACAACCTCCTATTGATGTATTGCCTTCTTTATCACGTTTGAAGGATAAAGGAACAGGAGAAGGGAAAACACGTCACGATCATGCCGCCACAATGAATCAATTATTTGCTGCATATGCAGAAGGAAAGCAAGCCAAAGAATTAGCTGTTGTACTTGGTGAATCGGCACTTTCCAAAGTTGATAAATTATATGCACTTTTTGCTGAACGCTTTGAAAAAGAATACATTAATCAAGGTTTTACTACAAATAGAACAATTGAAGAGACGTTGGACTTAGGATGGGAACTGCTGTCAATTTTACCAAGAACAGAATTGAAGAGAATTAAAGATGAGTTGCTAGATCAATTTTTATTAAAGGGAGAGTGA
- a CDS encoding V-type ATP synthase subunit D, producing the protein MVRLNVNPTRMELSKLKKRLTTATRGHKLLKDKQDELMRRFIILVRQNNLLRSDVENSLITSMQSFVMAKALLNEKFIEGLVVVPARKVIVDIYEKNIMNVEVPVMNFSYPEAEKELPYGYLNSNSELDQSIDELSQILPKLLELAEIEKTCQLLADEIEKTRRRVNALEYMTIPKLKETIRYIQMKLEENERANITRLMKVKDMGIK; encoded by the coding sequence GTGGTACGTTTAAATGTAAATCCTACACGTATGGAGCTTTCAAAATTAAAAAAAAGATTAACAACGGCAACGAGAGGGCATAAGCTGCTTAAAGATAAGCAAGATGAATTAATGCGTCGTTTTATTATTTTAGTCAGACAAAATAACCTGTTAAGAAGCGATGTTGAAAATTCCTTAATTACAAGTATGCAATCGTTTGTTATGGCAAAGGCTCTTTTGAATGAAAAGTTTATTGAAGGATTAGTAGTAGTTCCTGCAAGAAAAGTAATCGTAGATATTTATGAAAAAAACATAATGAATGTAGAAGTACCTGTGATGAATTTTTCTTATCCAGAGGCTGAAAAAGAGTTACCCTATGGTTATCTAAACTCGAATAGTGAATTAGATCAATCAATTGATGAGCTATCGCAAATTTTACCGAAATTACTGGAGTTAGCAGAGATAGAGAAAACATGTCAATTACTTGCTGACGAAATAGAAAAAACTAGACGACGAGTAAATGCGTTAGAGTATATGACGATTCCTAAACTAAAAGAAACAATTCGTTATATACAAATGAAACTTGAAGAAAATGAACGCGCAAATATTACACGGTTAATGAAAGTAAAAGATATGGGAATAAAATAG